The following coding sequences are from one Bacteroidota bacterium window:
- a CDS encoding 2-oxoacid:ferredoxin oxidoreductase subunit beta yields the protein MTYIRPKFRHPELPKNKLGYSVDYYEGALSTLCAGCGHDSISAGIIQAAYEMNIEPHKLAKLSGIGCSSKTPAYFLSNSHGFNSVHGRMPSVATGANLANKDLIYFGVSGDGDTASIGMGQFVHAIRRGLNMTYIVMNNGCYGLTKGQDSATADQGSKNKSGNVNLFESIDLASLAIELGASFVAQSFSGDKSQLVPLIKSAMKHPGFAFINVISPCVTFNNNLGSTKSYDYVREYVEATATIDFVPEMQEISVEYGKGTHKNVTMHDGSVIQLHKLAEEWDPLNRQSAMNAVLNAKAKNEILTGLLYVNPDAHDLHHMIQTADKPLNTLTKEELCPGSEALLDINASLR from the coding sequence ATGACATATATTCGTCCAAAATTCCGTCATCCTGAATTACCAAAAAATAAGTTAGGATATTCTGTTGATTATTATGAAGGTGCGCTTTCTACGCTTTGTGCGGGTTGCGGTCACGATTCAATTTCTGCAGGAATTATTCAAGCAGCTTACGAAATGAATATTGAGCCACACAAGTTGGCAAAACTTTCAGGAATTGGTTGTTCATCCAAAACACCTGCCTATTTTTTAAGTAACTCACACGGGTTTAACTCTGTTCATGGTAGAATGCCATCGGTTGCAACTGGAGCAAATTTGGCGAACAAAGACTTGATTTATTTTGGTGTTTCCGGTGATGGCGACACCGCAAGTATTGGTATGGGGCAATTTGTTCATGCCATCCGAAGAGGGTTAAACATGACATATATTGTGATGAACAATGGTTGTTATGGATTAACAAAAGGGCAAGATTCCGCAACTGCAGATCAAGGTTCGAAAAATAAAAGTGGAAATGTGAATTTGTTCGAATCCATTGATTTGGCAAGTTTAGCGATTGAGTTGGGCGCATCTTTTGTGGCGCAAAGTTTTTCTGGAGATAAATCGCAATTGGTTCCGTTGATTAAATCTGCAATGAAACATCCAGGTTTTGCATTTATTAATGTAATTTCTCCGTGTGTGACATTCAACAATAACTTGGGTTCAACAAAATCATATGATTATGTTCGCGAGTATGTGGAAGCAACTGCTACTATCGATTTTGTTCCTGAAATGCAAGAGATTAGTGTAGAGTATGGAAAAGGAACACATAAAAATGTAACCATGCATGATGGTTCGGTCATTCAATTGCATAAATTGGCCGAAGAGTGGGATCCGTTAAATCGTCAGTCAGCTATGAATGCGGTGTTAAACGCAAAAGCAAAGAATGAAATTTTAACCGGATTGTTGTATGTAAATCCAGATGCACATGATTTGCACCACATGATTCAAACAGCTGATAAACCTCTAAATACACTTACAAAGGAAGAGCTTTGTCCTGGTTCGGAAGCACTTTTAGATATTAATGCAAGCCTGCGTTAA